Proteins from a single region of bacterium:
- a CDS encoding EamA family transporter: MTTGVLAALGAALLWVTATRLFQGAGRQVPPLELNLAKGGCALLLFAATLPFTQAAHDWPGLPAVTLLGLSGVIGIGMGDTAYFRALAALGTRRTLLMELLAAPTAAGLSWVALRENLAPLAWLGLALTLAGVAAAVLGMSAREPAGRVPRAALRWGLLAAAGQGVGMVLARAALQGGGLDPALAAMLRLAAGQAWLLLAWHWLGRPSFTLLAPGGRGLWVRVAGAALLGTWLGIWLQQVSLAKLPAGVAQSLLSTAPLFAMLLAALAGRRPGPLAWAGALLAVLGVALLSTS, from the coding sequence ATGACGACGGGCGTGCTGGCCGCCCTGGGTGCCGCCCTGCTTTGGGTGACGGCCACCCGGCTCTTCCAGGGCGCTGGTCGCCAGGTGCCGCCGCTGGAGTTGAACCTGGCCAAGGGCGGCTGCGCCCTCCTCCTCTTCGCCGCCACCCTGCCCTTCACCCAGGCCGCCCATGACTGGCCGGGACTGCCGGCCGTGACGCTGCTCGGCCTGTCGGGCGTGATCGGCATCGGCATGGGGGACACGGCCTACTTCCGCGCCCTCGCCGCGCTGGGCACCCGGCGCACCCTGCTCATGGAGCTGCTGGCCGCTCCCACGGCGGCCGGTCTCTCCTGGGTGGCCCTGCGGGAGAACTTGGCGCCGCTCGCCTGGCTGGGGTTGGCCCTCACCCTGGCTGGCGTGGCGGCCGCCGTGTTGGGCATGTCCGCCCGGGAACCGGCCGGCCGCGTGCCGCGCGCCGCCCTGCGCTGGGGCTTGCTGGCGGCGGCGGGCCAGGGCGTTGGCATGGTGCTGGCGCGGGCGGCCCTCCAGGGCGGCGGCCTCGACCCCGCCCTCGCCGCCATGCTGCGCCTGGCCGCCGGACAGGCTTGGCTGCTCCTGGCCTGGCATTGGCTGGGACGGCCCTCCTTCACGCTGTTGGCCCCGGGCGGCCGGGGACTGTGGGTCCGGGTGGCGGGGGCGGCCCTGCTGGGCACCTGGCTGGGCATCTGGCTGCAGCAGGTCTCCTTGGCCAAGCTGCCGGCGGGCGTCGCGCAGTCCCTGCTCTCCACCGCCCCCCTTTTCGCCATGCTGCTGGCCGCCCTGGCTGGACGCCGGCCCGGGCCGCTGGCCTGGGCGGGCGCCTTGCTCGCCGTGCTGGGCGTGGCCCTGCTCAGCACATCCTGA
- the cfa gene encoding cyclopropane fatty acyl phospholipid synthase codes for MSAAARHLLQKLLDTADLRLDGDRPWDIRLHDSGLPRRLLAGGSLALGDSYVEGAWDCAALDECFHRLLGAWLDERVPSAGRLADSLKARLLNMQSLRRARAGARHHYDIGNDLYEAMLDPRMIYSCAWWEAGAATLEEAQEAKLELCCRKLGLRPGQRLLDIGCGWGGLARWAAERHGVQVVGITLAERQAELARERCRGLPVEIRLEDYRRLEGSFDHVVSVGMFEHVGWRNHRAFFLAVRRLLREDGLLLLHTIGGNRSVHHTDPWIGRHIFPGSMLPSAAQITAAAEGLLVLEDWHSFGPDYDRTLMAWHANCERAWPRLDGQRYDERFRRMWRYYLLSCAGAFRARRNQLWQLVFSPRGRPGGYRSVR; via the coding sequence ATGAGCGCCGCCGCCCGCCATCTGCTGCAGAAGTTGCTGGACACGGCCGACCTGCGCCTGGACGGCGATCGCCCCTGGGACATCCGCCTGCATGATTCCGGCCTGCCCCGCCGCCTGCTCGCCGGCGGCTCCCTGGCCCTGGGCGACAGCTACGTGGAGGGCGCCTGGGACTGCGCGGCGCTCGACGAGTGTTTCCATCGGTTGCTGGGGGCGTGGCTGGATGAGCGCGTCCCCTCGGCCGGCCGCCTGGCCGATTCGCTCAAGGCGCGCCTGCTCAACATGCAGTCGCTGCGGCGCGCCCGGGCCGGCGCCCGCCACCACTACGACATCGGCAACGACCTCTACGAAGCCATGCTGGACCCGCGCATGATCTACTCCTGCGCCTGGTGGGAGGCGGGGGCGGCCACCCTGGAGGAGGCGCAGGAGGCCAAGCTCGAGCTGTGCTGCCGCAAGCTGGGGCTGCGGCCGGGCCAGCGTCTGCTTGACATCGGCTGCGGCTGGGGCGGCCTCGCCCGCTGGGCCGCCGAGCGCCACGGCGTCCAGGTGGTCGGCATCACCCTGGCCGAGCGCCAGGCCGAGCTGGCTCGCGAACGCTGCCGGGGCCTGCCCGTGGAGATCCGGCTGGAGGACTACCGGCGGCTGGAGGGGAGCTTCGACCATGTCGTCTCGGTGGGCATGTTCGAGCATGTGGGCTGGCGCAACCATCGCGCTTTCTTCCTGGCCGTGCGCCGCCTGCTGCGCGAGGACGGGCTCTTGCTGCTGCACACCATCGGCGGCAACCGCTCCGTGCACCACACCGATCCCTGGATCGGCCGCCACATCTTTCCCGGATCCATGCTGCCCTCCGCCGCCCAGATCACAGCGGCGGCCGAGGGTCTCCTTGTGCTGGAGGACTGGCACAGCTTCGGACCTGACTACGACCGCACCCTGATGGCCTGGCACGCCAACTGCGAGCGGGCCTGGCCCCGCCTGGACGGGCAGCGCTACGACGAGCGCTTCCGCCGCATGTGGCGCTATTACCTCCTCTCCTGCGCCGGCGCCTTCCGCGCCCGGCGCAACCAGCTCTGGCAGCTGGTCTTCTCGCCCCGCGGCCGG